One stretch of Armigeres subalbatus isolate Guangzhou_Male chromosome 2, GZ_Asu_2, whole genome shotgun sequence DNA includes these proteins:
- the LOC134209860 gene encoding uncharacterized protein LOC134209860, with protein sequence MLMQLLWLQPCRWDDEVSSIIADKWENYIQQLPMLNDFRVPHYNRTERKVLSDNNKCSTIDHAVRDKFRADLQGTKLTRGGDISLEKLQPIVTVQPNVEVTKVSGTSTHNVPTYNSTPLVHTNTSCTTPSSQNVAANLYLDAGSFLQSTTAQAAAAVQLMQPIATSGQQQNFGSPVLPGPAQPSTSYCQVEIEQPSISTKMLTGLSPAQSAQFEPDAMFVNHEEVMYYTPAAENQAMSNLQIAGGMSYEQMKADLKEFIEHTVGKVVEKSFQTNFARFAALLEIEKKDDSATSSSGDAVERHTRINTEEELIAWNIKLNNKELCRSYLDYFSKIIIPNAYNEKGDNACYIIVDCLFTRDFWTTMTWTGISRGNKAKRGFRECGNVTKLLCSIAQIGDPLYTATKLEMFCRNRLFRYCKSRASNRQLRKSACRKRRSLKSQVSTPKGPDDVADYNSNDSDVSENIEQKAECTTDDDIGEESNDGSGNESSTEDE encoded by the exons ATTACAACCGTACGGAACGGAAGGTTCTTTCGGACAACAACAAATGCTCAACAATAGATCATGCAGTTCGTGACAAATTCAGAGCAGATCTTCAGGGAACTAAACTTACTCGTGGTGGAGATATTTCACTAGAAAAATTGCAACCTATCGTAACAGTACAACCGAATGTTGAAGTTACGAAGGTTTCTGGTACTTCGACTCACAATGTTCCAACTTACAACTCAACACCTCTTGTGCATACAAATACAAGTTGTACGACCCCAAGCTCACAAAATGTTGCTGCGAATCTGTATTTGGATGCCGGGTCTTTCTTGCAGTCAACAACTGCTCAAGCTGCTGCAGCTGTACAATTGATGCAACCAATCGCTACTTCCGGCCAGCAACAAAATTTCGGTTCCCCTGTTCTACCAGGCCCAGCGCAGCCTTCGACTTCATATTGTCAAGTTGAAATAGAACAACCATCTATCAGTACCAAGATGTTGACAG GGTTGTCTCCGGCACAGTCTGCGCAATTCGAACCTGACGCCATGTTCGTGAATCATGAGGAAGTCATGTACTATACACCAGCAGCGGAAAACCAAGCTATGTCTAACCTTCAAATAGCAG GAGGAATGAGTTATGAACAAATGAAGGCAGATTTGAAGGAGTTCATCGAGCATACGGTTGGAAAAGTGGTTGAAAAAAGTTTCCAAACCAATTTTGCTCGTTTTGCAGCGTTGTTGGAAATCGAAAAGAAAGACGATTCTGCTACATCTTCATCTGGTGATGCGGTGGAGAGACATACTCGTATCAACACCGAAGAAGAGCTGATTGCATGGAACATCAAGCTAAATAACAAAGAGCTGTGTCGCAGCTAT CTGGACtacttttcaaaaataattattcCAAATGCCTACAATGAAAAAGGTGATAATGCTTGCTACATCATAGTGGATTGTCTGTTCACTCGCGACTTCTGGACAACGATGACGTGGACTGGAATAAGCCGTGGTAACAAAGCCAAGAGGGGATTTCGTGAATGTGGAAACGTAACAAAGCTTCTGTGTAGTATTGCGCAGATAGGAGATCCGTTGTATACAGCTACTAAACTGGAAATGTTCTGTCGCAATCGCTTGTTCAGATACTGTAAGTCTCGAGCCAGCAATCGTCAGCTCAGAAAATCAGCATGCAGGAAACGACGTAGTCTAAAATCGCAAGTATCAACTCCTAAAGGGCCAGATGATGTCGCTGATTACAACTCGAATGATTCAGACGTCTCCGAAAACATTGAACAGAAAGCTGAATGCACTACAGATGATGACATCGGTGAAGAGTCGAATGACGGAAGTGGAAATGAAAGCAGCACCGAAGATGAGTAA
- the LOC134216734 gene encoding zinc finger protein Gfi-1b-like — translation MEVQNSSITAVDWNEIYDVFVDCEKQHPKVEAEQRPLPSPVLEGDQAQLSFYDPQYDAEIVSHRNTFDGADLSVYSTKEMDLSVYSTLEELKEISLPDQYFQSSSVNDLQQQVYTSLDCPTGQIEPVPYTSSYPVQNHPTEYHQMGFHSMEHHHAGNFHGENYSAVNYPVEYHHISYSVEQQPVENFSDKDFKKDNHAEQIYSEVPYLAESGAEKIHTVDNSSVVNDPDDPLLLKQIENGNSHTIGNGQTQDTPDQYPLEYHSLQYHHTAQPEPVVAAQPQQQMVPQELAPDNTLFGFPIQLNIVGYLNPDGTLKSMMPSTPPKKSKNRNPKPRKKVERRNIIGDFPCKQCGRTFKSKGGLCQHNNSNHSGPMPHQCSVCGKRFRDIDIMLLHRQRHSQKDKPFKCTDCSKQFMFSTDLNRHVDLHHGVSRYVCSYCGKALDRRDHLKDHEMSHLNGTAKKHKASKLSSTVPPSA, via the coding sequence ATGGAGGTTCAAAATTCTTCCATCACAGCGGTAGACTGGAATGAAATATATGACGTTTTCGTAGATTGTGAAAAACAGCATCCCAAAGTCGAAGCAGAACAGAGACCTTTACCGTCACCGGTGCTTGAGGGGGATCAAGCTCAACTGAGCTTTTACGATCCTCAATATGACGCAGAGATAGTATCACACAGAAACACATTTGACGGAGCTGATTTGTCGGTTTATTCAACGAAGGAGATGGATTTATCGGTTTATTCGACGTTGGAAGAgcttaaagaaatttctttgccGGATCAGTACTTTCAATCGAGTTCGGTAAATGATTTGCAGCAACAGGTCTACACATCGCTGGATTGCCCAACCGGTCAAATCGAACCAGTACCCTATACGTCATCTTATCCCGTTCAGAATCATCCTACGGAGTATCACCAAATGGGCTTTCACTCTATGGAGCATCACCATGCTGGGAATTTCCACGGGGAGAATTATTCTGCAGTAAATTATCCGGTGGAATATCATCATATTAGTTACTCGGTGGAACAACAGCCTGTAGAGAATTTCTCTGACAAGGATTTTAAAAAAGACAATCACGCAGAACAAATTTACTCTGAAGTGCCTTACCTTGCAGAAAGTGGCGCTGAAAAGATTCATACTGTAGACAATTCCTCTGTTGTAAATGACCCTGATGATCCTCTACTCTTGAAGCAAATCGAAAATGGAAATTCTCACACTATCGGGAATGGGCAGACACAGGATACCCCGGATCAATACCCTTTGGAATACCATTCACTGCAGTATCATCACACTGCCCAACCGGAGCCGGTCGTTGCAGCTCAACCTCAGCAGCAAATGGTGCCTCAGGAACTTGCGCCCGATAATACACTATTCGGTTTCCCCATACAATTGAACATAGTGGGATATTTAAACCCGGACGGTACCCTCAAATCAATGATGCCTTCAACACCGccgaagaaaagcaaaaacaggAATCCAAAACCCCGGAAAAAAGTGGAGCGGCGCAACATAATCGGTGATTTCCCCTGCAAGCAATGTGGAAGGACGTTCAAATCGAAAGGTGGCCTGTGTCAGCACAACAACTCGAACCATTCCGGACCGATGCCGCATCAGTGCAGTGTTTGCGGGAAACGGTTCAGAGATATTGACATCATGCTCCTGCACCGCCAGCGGCATTCGCAAAAGGACAAACCTTTCAAGTGCACTGACTGTTCGAAACAATTCATGTTCAGCACTGATCTGAACCGGCACGTCGATTTGCACCACGGAGTGAGTCGGTACGTTTGCTCCTACTGTGGCAAAGCGTTAGACAGGAGGGATCACCTGAAGGATCATGAAATGAGTCACCTAAACGGCACGGCTAAGAAACATAAAGCATCTAAATTGAGTAGCACTGTGCCACCTAGCGCatga